In one window of Legionella fallonii LLAP-10 DNA:
- a CDS encoding arylesterase, whose amino-acid sequence MLGDSLSAGYGIDVQKGWVNLLAEKLQKEGDVKVINISTSGDTTSNGLAKIHSALQKYTPKIIIIELGANDGLRGLPIKQMKNNFITMITESQKSGAKVLLLATDLPPNYGPQYLEQFKHAYTELAQTYKVALIPMFLEGVAGNDGLMQKDGLHPNEQAQQKILDNIWPQLKKLIDSH is encoded by the coding sequence GTGTTAGGTGACAGCTTAAGTGCTGGTTATGGTATCGATGTACAAAAGGGATGGGTTAATCTTTTAGCTGAAAAACTGCAAAAAGAAGGCGATGTTAAAGTAATTAACATCAGTACTAGTGGTGATACTACAAGCAATGGTCTAGCCAAAATACACTCCGCCTTACAAAAGTACACGCCTAAAATAATTATTATTGAGCTAGGGGCAAATGATGGCCTGCGTGGACTTCCGATTAAGCAAATGAAAAATAATTTTATTACCATGATTACAGAAAGCCAAAAGTCCGGTGCCAAAGTTCTTTTGTTAGCAACCGATCTTCCACCTAATTATGGTCCTCAATATCTGGAACAATTTAAACACGCCTATACTGAATTAGCACAAACCTACAAAGTCGCCCTCATTCCTATGTTTTTAGAGGGGGTAGCTGGTAATGACGGGTTGATGCAAAAAGATGGCTTGCATCCTAATGAGCAAGCGCAGCAAAAAATTCTTGATAACATTTGGCCCCAATTAAAAAAATTAATTGACAGTCATTAG